The sequence CCTGCCACGCCAACGCCGGCCGCACCTGCTGCATCACCGAAGCGAAGGCGCTGGCGCTGTCGTGCTCGACGACGCGCCGGATCTGCCCGGGCGCTGGCGCGAGGTCGGCGGTGTCGAGCTCGTGGTCGAGGAACTCGACCTGCGCATTCACACCGCGGGTGCGGAAGATCTTGCGGGTGATGGCGTTGAAGAAGGTCTTGGCGACCTCGCGGTCGATGCGCCCGTGCACCAACGCGACGTAGGCGCGATGGGCTTCGTGCCACACCCCGATGTGCTCGGGGAACGCCCGCGTGATGGGCCGCAGCCTCGTCAGCGTGCGCACGACGTACGACTGGTACAGGTCGATGCGCGCGTGATGGAGGTCGTCGACGCGGCTCCACTCGCGGGCATCGAACCACCGACGCGCCTCGCGGGTGATGCGATGGAACTCGCCGTAGAAGGTGTCGAAGCCCTCGTGGACGATGTCCGCGATCGCGAGCGCGGCCTCGGCTGTGGTCAGCATCCGGGGGTCGCGGCGGTCATCGGCCGCGCCGTCACGAGCTTCGCCAGGTAGATGGGATCGACCGCCTCGACCTCGAAGCCGGCGCCGCTCAGCCCCTCCCGCAGGTCATCGCGGAGGTACTCCGGGTAGAACGGCTCGTGCATCTCGCGGCTGAAGCGGTCGACGAAGTAGGCGATCTCCTGGCTATCGACGTGCTGCACCGAATCGATCACCAAGAAGCGTCCATGGGGCCGCAGCACCCGACGCGCCTCGGCCCACACGGTGCGCCGTGCGGCACGCGGCAACTCGTGGAAGAGGAACACACTCACGACCGCGTCGACGCTGGCGTCGGGCAGCGGGATGCGCTCGCCGCTGGCCTCGATGGTCGCGAGCCCGTCGACCTGCTCGCGGGCGACGTCGAGGTAGAAGCGACTGAGATCGAGCCCCACGAGGTCGGCCTGGGGCATCGCGCGCCGAATCTGCGCCAGCGTGCGGCCGGTGCCGCAGCCGACGTCGAGCACCCGCAGCGGTCGCCCGAGCTGCGCCGCCAGGGAATGCAGCGGCACCAGGCACTGCCGCCGCATGACGTCGGCGGTGCCGCCGAAGAGGAACTCCACGCTGACGTCGTAGAGCTCCGCCGAGCGTCGGCTCAGGTAGCCGTCGGTCTGCCAGTGGAACGTGCGTCGGTAGTACGGCGGGTAGTCGCGCAGCTCGAGCCCGGCGGGCAGCTCGCGCCAGCCGTCGCGTTGCTTGCGGTCGACCATCGCCGGGACGTCGCGCACGAGCCCCGGCAGCGCTCGCGCGTAGCGCTGCCACGGCAGCCCGAACAGCAGCGCGCGGGGATACACGCCTGCCTGCACGTTCGCGAGGTCGCGGCGCAGCAACGCGTCGTAGCGCTCCCGCAGCGCGGTGAACTCGGCGCGGGAGAGGTCTTCGCGCTCGTGCAGCAACACACGCCGCGCGGTTCGCTGCGTGAGCCCGCACAGCTGCACGAGCAGGCGCTGTTGCGCGCGGTAGGCCAGCGAGGAGCCGCGACGGAGCCCGTCGTGCACGAGAGAGGCGAGAGGGAGCGACGCCACGACGTCGCGAAGTCTAGCAGGACGGCCGTGCTGTCAACGACGCGGGCGCAGGCCGCGGCACTCGGGGCCGTCGCCGAGGGCTGCGAGCGCGCGCTCGACGTCGGCGCGCGTGGAGTCGCCCGGCCAACGCGCGATGAACTGGCGGTAGGCACAGCGCGCTTCGTCGTCGCGCTTGCCCTCGCGCAGCAATCGACCGAGGTCGAGCAGGGCCGTGCGCGCCGCGGCGTGGGTCGGGTAGCGACGCACGAGCTGGGTGAGCAGCTCGATCGCGTCGCGACGGCGGTGCTCGATCATCGCGACCTCGGCCTGACGCGACAGCTCGCTCGCGCTCGCCGGCGCCGCGACAGTGCGCTCGTCCGGGGGCTCGGCGAGCGCCTCGGGCGTCCCCGCATCCGGAGCCGTCGCGTCGCCCGAGGGCGTCGGTGCGGGCGCAGCCGCGGTCGACACCGCGCCGTCGCTGGTGGCATCGCGCGTGCGGCCGCGGGCGTCGCCGCGCCCGCCGTGCTCGCGCACCGCTGCATCGCGCTCGCGCTCCGGCTGCGCGACGACGTTCGCCGCGGCATCCGGGGTGGCGTCGGCGTCGAGTTCGAGCCGACGGCGCTCGAGGCCGAACCACAACGCCGCGATGCCGGCCGCGAGCGCGACCGCGGTGAGCACGACGTTGCGGTTGCGGATGCTCCGCCGCCGTCGCACCGCCGCGGCCAGCCCTGCGGCATCGAGGGTCGAGGGCGGGACTCGCTGCGCACGGGCCAGCTCGACCATCCGCGCGAGCGCGGGTGACTGCACGAACGCGTCGTCCATGGCGTTGTCTCGCTCGCTCATGGCTCGCG is a genomic window of Deltaproteobacteria bacterium containing:
- a CDS encoding tetratricopeptide repeat protein — its product is MSERDNAMDDAFVQSPALARMVELARAQRVPPSTLDAAGLAAAVRRRRSIRNRNVVLTAVALAAGIAALWFGLERRRLELDADATPDAAANVVAQPERERDAAVREHGGRGDARGRTRDATSDGAVSTAAAPAPTPSGDATAPDAGTPEALAEPPDERTVAAPASASELSRQAEVAMIEHRRRDAIELLTQLVRRYPTHAAARTALLDLGRLLREGKRDDEARCAYRQFIARWPGDSTRADVERALAALGDGPECRGLRPRR
- a CDS encoding class I SAM-dependent methyltransferase codes for the protein MASLPLASLVHDGLRRGSSLAYRAQQRLLVQLCGLTQRTARRVLLHEREDLSRAEFTALRERYDALLRRDLANVQAGVYPRALLFGLPWQRYARALPGLVRDVPAMVDRKQRDGWRELPAGLELRDYPPYYRRTFHWQTDGYLSRRSAELYDVSVEFLFGGTADVMRRQCLVPLHSLAAQLGRPLRVLDVGCGTGRTLAQIRRAMPQADLVGLDLSRFYLDVAREQVDGLATIEASGERIPLPDASVDAVVSVFLFHELPRAARRTVWAEARRVLRPHGRFLVIDSVQHVDSQEIAYFVDRFSREMHEPFYPEYLRDDLREGLSGAGFEVEAVDPIYLAKLVTARPMTAATPGC